A region of Peromyscus maniculatus bairdii isolate BWxNUB_F1_BW_parent chromosome 7, HU_Pman_BW_mat_3.1, whole genome shotgun sequence DNA encodes the following proteins:
- the Islr2 gene encoding immunoglobulin superfamily containing leucine-rich repeat protein 2 isoform X1, which produces MLMATDARSSRGLSSESGEGLAAGRRHSASLRAAGKVDRLRNLNLKGAVMGPFGALCLAWTLLEVARACPEPCACIDKYAHQFADCAYKELREVPEGLPANVTTLSLSANKITVLRRGAFVNVTQVTSLWLAHSEVRTVESGALAVLSQLKNLDLSHNLISNFPWSDLRNLSALQLLKMNHNRLGSLPRDALGALPDLRSLRINNNRLRTLEPGTFDALSALSHLQLYHNPFHCSCGLLWLQAWAASTRVSLPEPDSIACASPPELQGVPVHRLPALPCAPPSVRLSAEPTPEAPGAPLSAGLAFMLHCLAEGHPTPRLQWQLQIPGGTVVLEPPVLSKEEDGGDKAEDGEGDGDEDLPTQTEAPTPTPAPAWPAPPATPRFLALANGSLLVPLLSAKEAGIYTCRAHNELGTNSTSVRVTVAAAGPPKHAPGTGGEPDAQAPTSERKAIIKGRSNSVLPYKPEGRTKGQGLARVSVLGEIEAEMEETDEGEQVGSQIPTDPVGEKHCGHGDPSRYVSNHAFNQSSELKSHVFELGVIALDVAEREARVQLTPLAARWGPGPDGATGARRPGRRPLRLLYLCPAGGGAAVQWSRVEEGVNAYWFRGLRPGTNYSVCLALAGETCHVQVVFSTKKELPSLLVIVTVSVFLLVLATVPLLGAACCHLLAKHPGKPYRLILRPQAPDPMEKRIAADFDPRASYLESEKSYPARGEAGGEEPEEVPEEGLDEDVEQGDPSGDLQREESLAGCSLVESQSKANQEEFEAGSEYSHRLPLGAEAVNIAQEINGNYRQTAG; this is translated from the exons ATGTTGATGG CAACAGATGCCAGAAGCTCCCGTGGACTGTCATCTGAGTCTGGAGAGGGGCTTGCAGCCGGAAGGCGGCACAGTGCAAgtctgagagcagcaggaaaggTGGACCGACTCCGCAACCTCAACCTAAAGG GAGCCGTGATGGGGCCCTTCGGAGCCCTGTGTTTGGCTTGGACTTTGCTAGAGGTGGCCAGAGCGTGTCCTGAGCCTTGCGCCTGTATTGACAAGTATGCGCACCAATTTGCAGACTGTGCCTACAAAGAGCTGCGCGAGGTCCCAGAAGGACTGCCAGCCAATGTGACCACGCTTAGTCTGTCCGCCAACAAGATTACGGTGCTAAGGCGGGGAGCCTTCGTCAACGTCACACAGGTCACTTCGCTGTGGCTGGCTCACAGTGAGGTGCGCACCGTAGAGTCTGGGGCATTGGCAGTGCTGAGTCAGCTCAAGAACCTCGACCTAAGCCACAACCTCATATCTAACTTCCCTTGGAGCGACCTTCGTAACTTGAGCGCACTGCAGCTGCTGAAGATGAACCACAATCGCCTGGGATCGCTGCCCCGGGATGCGCTCGGCGCGCTGCCGGACCTGCGCTCACTGCGCATCAACAACAACCGGCTGCGTACCCTGGAGCCCGGCACGTTTGACGCACTGAGCGCGCTGTCTCACCTGCAACTCTATCACAACCCCTTCCACTGCAGCTGTGGTCTCCTGTGGCTGCAGGCCTGGGCGGCGAGCACCCGGGTCTCCTTACCCGAGCCTGATTCTATTGCGTGCGCCTCGCCTCCTGAGCTGCAGGGCGTGCCGGTGCACCGCCTGCCCGCCCTGCCCTGCGCACCGCCCAGCGTGCGTCTGAGTGCCGAGCCGACGCCGGAGGCGCCTGGCGCCCCTCTGAGCGCAGGCTTGGCTTTCATGTTACACTGCCTCGCTGAAGGCCACCCTACACCGCGCTTGCAATGGCAGCTTCAGATCCCGGGTGGCACTGTAGTCCTAGAGCCACCGGTTCTCAGcaaggaagaagatggaggagatAAGGCAGAGGATGGAGAGGGTGACGGAGATGAGGACCTGCCTACACAGACTGAAGCACCAACTCCGACGCCAGCACCTGCTTGGCCAGCGCCTCCAGCCACCCCGCGCTTCTTGGCCCTCGCAAACGGCTCTCTGTTGGTGCCCCTCCTGAGTGCCAAGGAGGCAGGCATCTACACATGCCGTGCACACAATGAGCTGGGTACCAACTCAACGTCAGTACGGGTGACGGTGGCTGCAGCGGGGCCGCCCAAACACGCTCCTGGAACAGGGGGAGAACCTGATGCTCAGGCCCCGACCTCTGAGCGCAAGGCCATCATTAAGGGCCGTAGCAACAGCGTTCTGCCTTACAAGCCTGAGGGCAGAACCAAAGGCCAAGGTCTGGCCCGGGTCAGCGTCCTGGGGGAAATCGAGGCGGAGATGGAGGAGACGGATGAAGGAGAGCAGGTGGGAAGTCAGATCCCTACAGATCCGGTGGGGGAGAAGCACTGTGGCCATGGGGACCCCTCCCGGTACGTGTCTAACCATGCATTcaatcagagctcagagctcaagTCGCACGTTTTTGAGCTGGGTGTCATCGCGCTGGATGTAGCAGAGCGTGAAGCTCGGGTGCAGCTGACGCCTCTTGCTGCGCGCTGGGGCCCTGGGCCAGATGGTGCTACGGGAGCACGGAGGCCTGGAAGGCGGCCCCTGCGCCTACTCTATCTGTGCCCTGCTGGTGGTGGCGCGGCAGTTCAGTGGTCACGCGTGGAGGAGGGGGTCAATGCCTACTGGTTTCGGGGCCTGCGGCCTGGCACCAACTACTCCGTGTGCCTGGCACTGGCGGGCGAGACGTGCCACGTGCAAGTGGTGTTTTCCACCAAAAAAGAACTGCCATCCCTGCTGGTTATCGTGACAGTGAGCGTGTTTCTCCTGGTGCTGGCCACTGTGCCCCTGCTGGGTGCCGCCTGCTGCCATCTACTGGCCAAACACCCAGGCAAACCCTATCGTTTAATCCTGCGACCTCAGGCTCCCGACCCGATGGAGAAACGCATCGCCGCCGACTTCGACCCCCGTGCTTCCTACCTTGAGTCTGAGAAAAGCTACCCTGCCCGTGGCGAGGCGGGAGGTGAAGAGCCAGAGGAGGTCCCGGAGGAGGGCCTTGATGAAGATGTGGAGCAGGGGGACCCAAGCGGGGACCTGCAGAGAGAGGAAAGCCTGGCGGGTTGCTCCTTGGTGGAGTCTCAGTCCAAGGCCAACCAAGAGGAGTTCGAGGCTGGCTCTGAGTACAGCCATCGGCTGCCCCTGGGAGCAGAGGCGGTCAACATCGCCCAGGAGATAAACGGCAACTACCGGCAGACTGCGGGCTGA
- the Islr2 gene encoding immunoglobulin superfamily containing leucine-rich repeat protein 2 isoform X2 yields the protein MGPFGALCLAWTLLEVARACPEPCACIDKYAHQFADCAYKELREVPEGLPANVTTLSLSANKITVLRRGAFVNVTQVTSLWLAHSEVRTVESGALAVLSQLKNLDLSHNLISNFPWSDLRNLSALQLLKMNHNRLGSLPRDALGALPDLRSLRINNNRLRTLEPGTFDALSALSHLQLYHNPFHCSCGLLWLQAWAASTRVSLPEPDSIACASPPELQGVPVHRLPALPCAPPSVRLSAEPTPEAPGAPLSAGLAFMLHCLAEGHPTPRLQWQLQIPGGTVVLEPPVLSKEEDGGDKAEDGEGDGDEDLPTQTEAPTPTPAPAWPAPPATPRFLALANGSLLVPLLSAKEAGIYTCRAHNELGTNSTSVRVTVAAAGPPKHAPGTGGEPDAQAPTSERKAIIKGRSNSVLPYKPEGRTKGQGLARVSVLGEIEAEMEETDEGEQVGSQIPTDPVGEKHCGHGDPSRYVSNHAFNQSSELKSHVFELGVIALDVAEREARVQLTPLAARWGPGPDGATGARRPGRRPLRLLYLCPAGGGAAVQWSRVEEGVNAYWFRGLRPGTNYSVCLALAGETCHVQVVFSTKKELPSLLVIVTVSVFLLVLATVPLLGAACCHLLAKHPGKPYRLILRPQAPDPMEKRIAADFDPRASYLESEKSYPARGEAGGEEPEEVPEEGLDEDVEQGDPSGDLQREESLAGCSLVESQSKANQEEFEAGSEYSHRLPLGAEAVNIAQEINGNYRQTAG from the coding sequence ATGGGGCCCTTCGGAGCCCTGTGTTTGGCTTGGACTTTGCTAGAGGTGGCCAGAGCGTGTCCTGAGCCTTGCGCCTGTATTGACAAGTATGCGCACCAATTTGCAGACTGTGCCTACAAAGAGCTGCGCGAGGTCCCAGAAGGACTGCCAGCCAATGTGACCACGCTTAGTCTGTCCGCCAACAAGATTACGGTGCTAAGGCGGGGAGCCTTCGTCAACGTCACACAGGTCACTTCGCTGTGGCTGGCTCACAGTGAGGTGCGCACCGTAGAGTCTGGGGCATTGGCAGTGCTGAGTCAGCTCAAGAACCTCGACCTAAGCCACAACCTCATATCTAACTTCCCTTGGAGCGACCTTCGTAACTTGAGCGCACTGCAGCTGCTGAAGATGAACCACAATCGCCTGGGATCGCTGCCCCGGGATGCGCTCGGCGCGCTGCCGGACCTGCGCTCACTGCGCATCAACAACAACCGGCTGCGTACCCTGGAGCCCGGCACGTTTGACGCACTGAGCGCGCTGTCTCACCTGCAACTCTATCACAACCCCTTCCACTGCAGCTGTGGTCTCCTGTGGCTGCAGGCCTGGGCGGCGAGCACCCGGGTCTCCTTACCCGAGCCTGATTCTATTGCGTGCGCCTCGCCTCCTGAGCTGCAGGGCGTGCCGGTGCACCGCCTGCCCGCCCTGCCCTGCGCACCGCCCAGCGTGCGTCTGAGTGCCGAGCCGACGCCGGAGGCGCCTGGCGCCCCTCTGAGCGCAGGCTTGGCTTTCATGTTACACTGCCTCGCTGAAGGCCACCCTACACCGCGCTTGCAATGGCAGCTTCAGATCCCGGGTGGCACTGTAGTCCTAGAGCCACCGGTTCTCAGcaaggaagaagatggaggagatAAGGCAGAGGATGGAGAGGGTGACGGAGATGAGGACCTGCCTACACAGACTGAAGCACCAACTCCGACGCCAGCACCTGCTTGGCCAGCGCCTCCAGCCACCCCGCGCTTCTTGGCCCTCGCAAACGGCTCTCTGTTGGTGCCCCTCCTGAGTGCCAAGGAGGCAGGCATCTACACATGCCGTGCACACAATGAGCTGGGTACCAACTCAACGTCAGTACGGGTGACGGTGGCTGCAGCGGGGCCGCCCAAACACGCTCCTGGAACAGGGGGAGAACCTGATGCTCAGGCCCCGACCTCTGAGCGCAAGGCCATCATTAAGGGCCGTAGCAACAGCGTTCTGCCTTACAAGCCTGAGGGCAGAACCAAAGGCCAAGGTCTGGCCCGGGTCAGCGTCCTGGGGGAAATCGAGGCGGAGATGGAGGAGACGGATGAAGGAGAGCAGGTGGGAAGTCAGATCCCTACAGATCCGGTGGGGGAGAAGCACTGTGGCCATGGGGACCCCTCCCGGTACGTGTCTAACCATGCATTcaatcagagctcagagctcaagTCGCACGTTTTTGAGCTGGGTGTCATCGCGCTGGATGTAGCAGAGCGTGAAGCTCGGGTGCAGCTGACGCCTCTTGCTGCGCGCTGGGGCCCTGGGCCAGATGGTGCTACGGGAGCACGGAGGCCTGGAAGGCGGCCCCTGCGCCTACTCTATCTGTGCCCTGCTGGTGGTGGCGCGGCAGTTCAGTGGTCACGCGTGGAGGAGGGGGTCAATGCCTACTGGTTTCGGGGCCTGCGGCCTGGCACCAACTACTCCGTGTGCCTGGCACTGGCGGGCGAGACGTGCCACGTGCAAGTGGTGTTTTCCACCAAAAAAGAACTGCCATCCCTGCTGGTTATCGTGACAGTGAGCGTGTTTCTCCTGGTGCTGGCCACTGTGCCCCTGCTGGGTGCCGCCTGCTGCCATCTACTGGCCAAACACCCAGGCAAACCCTATCGTTTAATCCTGCGACCTCAGGCTCCCGACCCGATGGAGAAACGCATCGCCGCCGACTTCGACCCCCGTGCTTCCTACCTTGAGTCTGAGAAAAGCTACCCTGCCCGTGGCGAGGCGGGAGGTGAAGAGCCAGAGGAGGTCCCGGAGGAGGGCCTTGATGAAGATGTGGAGCAGGGGGACCCAAGCGGGGACCTGCAGAGAGAGGAAAGCCTGGCGGGTTGCTCCTTGGTGGAGTCTCAGTCCAAGGCCAACCAAGAGGAGTTCGAGGCTGGCTCTGAGTACAGCCATCGGCTGCCCCTGGGAGCAGAGGCGGTCAACATCGCCCAGGAGATAAACGGCAACTACCGGCAGACTGCGGGCTGA